ataattttaaaaagactcccaacagtttatttcataaatgtaaatataactgTTAGCATGTAAATGTATGGACAGCTAATTcttatttccatctttctctttctaatgaGATTTCAACATTGGAAATGACTCACAGAATGTACTACCTCAACTAGTTGACCCCAGCATTTCTTCCTTCAGACAATTTGAACCCATTTGCAAATTTCATCACACAGAAGCATTTAGTAATGAAATGATAACATTTCAAAATCTGAAAGAAGGCTTACCTTATACAGTACAACCCGAAATGCAAAATCATGTGTATTATTGTGCAAAAGGCACTAATATAAAGGAAGattcatttaaggaagaaaattcaCTGGGAACTAGCACTTCTACAAATGAAGAGCAATTTGCTCATAAATGTGTCATACAACCTTCTAGAAGTCCACCTGTAGTCCACAGCAGTGGAGAGACAGTGAAATTCATGGAAATGTCACTGGCTAAAAGTGCTGCCACAGAATCTGCCCTCAAACCTAGTCAACCTCAGAGCTTCTGGTATGAGGAAAATGTACCCAGTGATGTTGACAAACCGTTTTACAAAGAGAACGGCTTTAACCAGCTTGATCTGAAAGCTAATTATGCAACAGAGAAGGTAAATTTTGGGGTGGTCAATATAGCTTGTGGAGTATTAAAATATGTGctttcaaaaaaaacccccaaaactatgtatataattttagacTTTTCCAAGTACCACTAAATCTAATAATCAGCAAGAGGGACATTGTTTCTCTGGGGAAAATACCTTCTGAGATCTTAATCAATTTAGAAAcagatttttgtattaaaatcatGTCCATACATGGAGATTAGCCCTACTGAATCGTCATGTCTTTGAGGACCAAGGCTCTGTCTTACTCATCCTTTTATGTGTCTTAGCATCTACATGGTGCCTTGGCTTTTATATTTGTGAATCAAATTGGCTGGAACTCAAGAGTTTACAGTAAGGAAAAGgttgagaagaggaagaaggatggaGGTATTAAGTTATTTGAcaggaaaatcttaaaatttttctatcaTGAGGGATTTCAGTTAACAAGtataaaatgttagtttttctACCAAAGTGAAAATACTAATTTGTCTTTTGACTTATTGATTCTGGGCATACATGTAGTATCCTAAGAACACTGAAGATGCCACTAGTATAAATTCTATGTGCtctctgaaaattttttaaaagtaatagttTTAAGACTTGGTATGGGCAAATATAATCCaagaatagtaaaaataatacctttttattttaagtctgATGAGAAAAGCTATGACTATTTTTCATCTCCAAGTATGAGcagtttttttgttcatttatttggaagCACTATTTAAAAGAGAACTTTATTTCCCTGTATTGATTCtggaaaatggcatttaaaaaatctgcttaATTAGCATTTCTCAAGATTGCTCCTTCCTATTTCCACTGCATTTAGTCATTTATTCAGTCAATAAATACTTTCTGGAACCTATTCTGTGCTAGGCTCTATGCTATGTGTTGATTATATAATGGTTTTAAAGAATGTGGATTTTGTCCTCATGAAAGTAACACCTTAGTAGAGGAGACTCACATTAAAgaatcacacaaataaatgtaaactttCAACTATGATAAGGCTCTGAGTGGTTACATATAAAGTGTATGTAAAGTGTAGATAACGTGCTGTAGTATTACATATAAACTGTAAGCTGCAAGGATGGTAAGAGCTGTGAATAAAATGACAGGAGTCTTACTGTCCTAGTCAGTGAGTTTGGGGGAGGCTTCTGGAAGTAGTGGTCATTGAGCTGAGCTCTGAAGGATAAGTTATGAGTTAAGGAACTGTGGGTGTGAGCGCATTCCATGCAGAAGTAACACGTGGAAAACCCTGTGGCTTCAGGGAACATGGCACCCACTAGGACCTGACAGAAGCCTGGATTGAAGGAGGCATGTAGTAGATGAGGACGAAAGGTAGCCTTAGGCAGCAAGACCGGATAGTAGAACCTGTAGGCCTCTGTAGGGATAGTTGTTTTTATCCCAGAATGATAGTAAACCATTAAAAGAGAGGTCCAgtgacacctgagtggctcagtcagttaagcttccgacttcagctcaggtcattatctggCAGGTTCATGACTTCGAACCCTGCatagggctcagtgctgacagctcagaacctagagcctgcttcaaattctgttgtctccctctctctctgccccttccaggctcgctcgctctctctctctctctctcaaaaatgaataaacattaaaaaaaaaatacaggggtcCAATATCTCTAAGTTCTAGGAAGTTATACAGCCCAtccttgcaaatatcttttacgggatttttaatgtcatattcatttcagtattttcttaCTACAACTTATTGTCCTTTGAAAAAGGACTCCTAAATTGGTCTCCTAATTGAAAATTAGGAGATTGGTCTTTCCAATTGAAAAATTGGTCTCCTAAAACCTGTGTTGTGGGCAGAAAGTCAATGGCAAAACATGTTCGTCTGACATTCTTACATTCACAGGAGTCATAGCAATGAGATAATGGTTTAGCAGGCAATAAAAGTAGTTTTcattcaggggagcctgggtggcttagtcggttaagcacccagctcttgatttcagctcaggtcataatctcacggttgtgggatcgagccctgcattgagctctgcactgagcctcatgcctgcttaggattttctctttccctctctgctccccctcccccatgtgtctgttccctctctcaaaaataaataacagcattttttattttttattttttaatgtttatttttgagagagacaaagtgtgagtaggcaaggagcagacagagaaagggagatacagaatccaaagcagactctaggctctgaactgtcagcacagagcccaatgtggggcttgaactcacaaactgtgagatcatgacctgagctgaagccagacatttaaccgactgagccacccaggcaccccaaataaataaataaacattaaaagaaaggtaGTCTTCATTCAGAAGAGGCCTCACAGACTGTAGGGTAAttgataaatttgttttaattcatttgaaGTCAAAGAAAGTACATGTGTTCAGAAAATTTCGCACCATAGAAAGTGGTCAGAGTATCAAAGctgagtttttcttttgtaaaagtaaatatGATACCTATCATATACCTACTCTTTGTGCTCTGCTATCGGTGCTATATATATACTTAGCAGTTAATACCTAAGTATGTTTGTTAAATAGGTATTATTGGAAGTGGATATTATCATTGTTAGAGCTGAGAAAACCAAACTAGGGACCTAGGACTTAAGGCTAgctctgatttcaaaacttatgaTCTTTATActctttttcacttattttatttactataagATTTCAGTGTCTTCGAAAGGAATCCAGAGTTTCGGGGATATTCCTGAGATGCCAGTCAGTCACCAAAAGGAAGTCACAGTGGAGGACATGGACAGACCAGGGACTGTCTCATATTGGTCTCCTGCAGTCATTTCTTGGAGTAGTGGAGTATCTCAGGAGGACAGCAAGGCACCTGACATGGAGCAGAGTTTGGAGAGCTTACAACCTCTGGAAGAGGACATGGCTTTAAATGAAGTCTTACGGAAATTAAAACATACTAACAAAAGGCAGCAAACTCTGATCCAAGACCTGCAGTGTAGTAACAAGTATTTAGAGAAGAAGGTCGAAGAGCTCCAGAGGCAGACTACCAAGCAGCGGGTGTTCGTTGACATAAATAAGCTAAAGGAAAAGGTGGAAGAACTAATTGAAGACAAATACAGAGTGATGCTAGAGaagaatgatacagagaagacaCTGCAGAACTTGCAGGAGGTTTTGGCTAACACCCAAAAACATCTCCAGGAATCtaggaatgaaaaggaaaccttACAGCTCGAGCTTAAGAAGGTCAAGGGCAATTATGTTCACCTACAGGAAAGGTACATGACTGAAatgcaacagaaagataaaactgTAAGTCAGTGCATGGAGATGAACAGAACCTTaagtgagaaagaagaagaggtaGAGAGGCTGAAGCAGCTCAAGGGAGAATTGAAAAAGGCCACCACTTCTGCTTTGGACTTgttgaaaagggaaaagaagaccCGAGAGCACGAGTTCCTGTCTTTACGGGAGGAatttcagaaacatgaaaagaagaacctggaagaacgacagaaactgaaatcaagactggAGAAACTGCTCACTCAAGTTAATAATTTACAGTTCATATCTGAGAACGAGAAGGGGAAGAATGCCAAACTGAAGCAGCAGGTCAGCTcagtaaaacaagaaaatgtgagGCTACAGCAGCAGATTGCAGGGAGCAAGGAGCAAAATTATGCCCCTCGGTTTGAGACGGCTCATTTAAAGGAGGACTCTGGGGAGGCAGTGGAGGCAGATATCACAAAGGTATGGTCACAAATTCAGAATCTCTAACGCAGAATTTCAGGAGTTTCTAACAGTTTGCTCATGCATATTTAGATGCAGCACTTTGTCAGCAGAAAGAATTATTAACAACGACAAAAAAAGGGAGAGTTGGAAAAGGTACCACAGATTTGGAGAAGCTTCTCTGGTTCTTGGGTACTCACATTAAAGACAGCTACTTCTTGGATACTCACCTAAAGAGGCTATTTCTGGCCTCTTGTGACTATTTTGGTAGAGATGAAAATTAACATGGGAATTTTCTGGGTACCTATGACCAATCATCTGAAGTATCCTTTGAGAAAGGGTTTTCTACGTGGGGATCTCTATGTTTTCATGTCACTTCTGCCTATTCAATGATAAAACTAAATAACACAATTACGTATTTGGtttacaaagtaaaacaaaactatattatatcacatattaattttatgaaagtATACACTTTTtgattgaggtgtaattgaccgATAACATCAGTTTCCAGTTTACAACATAATTCGTTATTTGTACGTGTTGCAAAgagatcaccacaataaatctagttaacatctgttaaaaataacatgaaagcCTCATAACAGTACATTTCGAGAGGCTGTAATTTTGTATTCTATGCAGTTCAAATGACTTGGTAGACAAGAACCTGGAAGCATGTCCTGGAAGTGATCATTTTCATAAGCCAGAGCACATCTATTTCAGTTTTGAAGGCTTGTCTTGAGATGTTTAtagtataggggcacctgcatggcttagttggttaaacatccaactcttgattttggctcaggtaggaTCTCACGGTTGGCAAGAtaaagccccaagttgggctctacactgacagcacggaacctgcttgggattctctctctctctgcccctcccatgtgcattctctctctctcaaaattaataaacttaaaaatattatttatagtacAGCCTTATTAATTCTGACTATTTAGAAAGAAGGctaatctgggggcacctgggtggttcagttggttaagcgtctgacttcagctcaggtcatgatctcacagttcgtgggtttgagccctgcatcgggttctgcgctg
The nucleotide sequence above comes from Panthera tigris isolate Pti1 chromosome B2, P.tigris_Pti1_mat1.1, whole genome shotgun sequence. Encoded proteins:
- the CAGE1 gene encoding cancer-associated gene 1 protein isoform X2 — its product is MCSEGGKDFHHSPVRNKDYQKVWSSPSDPVHFEVDASHEKLESNLEADARNVSSLCQDLTRSDSPFYMDTSSTNSDLPQNEIKNVKREDESKLTLAEEIYSTLDDWLGDFNIGNDSQNVLPQLVDPSISSFRQFEPICKFHHTEAFSNEMITFQNLKEGLPYTVQPEMQNHVYYCAKGTNIKEDSFKEENSLGTSTSTNEEQFAHKCVIQPSRSPPVVHSSGETVKFMEMSLAKSAATESALKPSQPQSFWYEENVPSDVDKPFYKENGFNQLDLKANYATEKISVSSKGIQSFGDIPEMPVSHQKEVTVEDMDRPGTVSYWSPAVISWSSGVSQEDSKAPDMEQSLESLQPLEEDMALNEVLRKLKHTNKRQQTLIQDLQCSNKYLEKKVEELQRQTTKQRVFVDINKLKEKVEELIEDKYRVMLEKNDTEKTLQNLQEVLANTQKHLQESRNEKETLQLELKKVKGNYVHLQERYMTEMQQKDKTVSQCMEMNRTLSEKEEEVERLKQLKGELKKATTSALDLLKREKKTREHEFLSLREEFQKHEKKNLEERQKLKSRLEKLLTQVNNLQFISENEKGKNAKLKQQVSSVKQENVRLQQQIAGSKEQNYAPRFETAHLKEDSGEAVEADITKDAKMIHSNLFLNCSPCEKESLNPPDVKRTSQLVSKLHSLLALVIGLLTCQDITTTDAEYFKDCEKISDIMLQKLKHFHLKKKNLDKELLKHKDRITAFRELITNEKAFQDRVTEVTGFDSDETKNVGDVPILLGAKRNKYHSLNEELDCLITKLGNLLESKEDHCNRLTEENDKYQRYVGNLINKVTSYEEIIECADQRLEISRSHIVHLEKRNKHLEDLIRRPRKKARKSRPRRLEYHPKSLTVLATKPRKMKLNHPCSLPCSLMRKRLKQKIIY
- the CAGE1 gene encoding cancer-associated gene 1 protein isoform X3, translating into MDPEKDFHHSPVRNKDYQKVWSSPSDPVHFEVDASHEKLESNLEADARNVSSLCQDLTRSDSPFYMDTSSTNSDLPQNEIKNVKREDESKLTLAEEIYSTLDDWLGDFNIGNDSQNVLPQLVDPSISSFRQFEPICKFHHTEAFSNEMITFQNLKEGLPYTVQPEMQNHVYYCAKGTNIKEDSFKEENSLGTSTSTNEEQFAHKCVIQPSRSPPVVHSSGETVKFMEMSLAKSAATESALKPSQPQSFWYEENVPSDVDKPFYKENGFNQLDLKANYATEKISVSSKGIQSFGDIPEMPVSHQKEVTVEDMDRPGTVSYWSPAVISWSSGVSQEDSKAPDMEQSLESLQPLEEDMALNEVLRKLKHTNKRQQTLIQDLQCSNKYLEKKVEELQRQTTKQRVFVDINKLKEKVEELIEDKYRVMLEKNDTEKTLQNLQEVLANTQKHLQESRNEKETLQLELKKVKGNYVHLQERYMTEMQQKDKTVSQCMEMNRTLSEKEEEVERLKQLKGELKKATTSALDLLKREKKTREHEFLSLREEFQKHEKKNLEERQKLKSRLEKLLTQVNNLQFISENEKGKNAKLKQQVSSVKQENVRLQQQIAGSKEQNYAPRFETAHLKEDSGEAVEADITKDAKMIHSNLFLNCSPCEKESLNPPDVKRTSQLVSKLHSLLALVIGLLTCQDITTTDAEYFKDCEKISDIMLQKLKHFHLKKKNLDKELLKHKDRITAFRELITNEKAFQDRVTEVTGFDSDETKNVGDVPILLGAKRNKYHSLNEELDCLITKLGNLLESKEDHCNRLTEENDKYQRYVGNLINKVTSYEEIIECADQRLEISRSHIVHLEKRNKHLEDLIRRPRKKARKSRPRRLEYHPKSLTVLATKPRKMKLNHPCSLPCSLMRKRLKQKIIY
- the CAGE1 gene encoding cancer-associated gene 1 protein isoform X5, encoding MDPEIRNKDYQKVWSSPSDPVHFEVDASHEKLESNLEADARNVSSLCQDLTRSDSPFYMDTSSTNSDLPQNEIKNVKREDESKLTLAEEIYSTLDDWLGDFNIGNDSQNVLPQLVDPSISSFRQFEPICKFHHTEAFSNEMITFQNLKEGLPYTVQPEMQNHVYYCAKGTNIKEDSFKEENSLGTSTSTNEEQFAHKCVIQPSRSPPVVHSSGETVKFMEMSLAKSAATESALKPSQPQSFWYEENVPSDVDKPFYKENGFNQLDLKANYATEKISVSSKGIQSFGDIPEMPVSHQKEVTVEDMDRPGTVSYWSPAVISWSSGVSQEDSKAPDMEQSLESLQPLEEDMALNEVLRKLKHTNKRQQTLIQDLQCSNKYLEKKVEELQRQTTKQRVFVDINKLKEKVEELIEDKYRVMLEKNDTEKTLQNLQEVLANTQKHLQESRNEKETLQLELKKVKGNYVHLQERYMTEMQQKDKTVSQCMEMNRTLSEKEEEVERLKQLKGELKKATTSALDLLKREKKTREHEFLSLREEFQKHEKKNLEERQKLKSRLEKLLTQVNNLQFISENEKGKNAKLKQQVSSVKQENVRLQQQIAGSKEQNYAPRFETAHLKEDSGEAVEADITKDAKMIHSNLFLNCSPCEKESLNPPDVKRTSQLVSKLHSLLALVIGLLTCQDITTTDAEYFKDCEKISDIMLQKLKHFHLKKKNLDKELLKHKDRITAFRELITNEKAFQDRVTEVTGFDSDETKNVGDVPILLGAKRNKYHSLNEELDCLITKLGNLLESKEDHCNRLTEENDKYQRYVGNLINKVTSYEEIIECADQRLEISRSHIVHLEKRNKHLEDLIRRPRKKARKSRPRRLEYHPKSLTVLATKPRKMKLNHPCSLPCSLMRKRLKQKIIY
- the CAGE1 gene encoding cancer-associated gene 1 protein isoform X8 encodes the protein MCSEGGKEDFHHSPVRNKDYQKVWSSPSDPVHFEVDASHEKLESNLEADARNVSSLCQDLTRSDSPFYMDTSSTNSDLPQNEIKNVKREDESKLTLAEEIYSTLDDWLGDFNIGNDSQNVLPQLVDPSISSFRQFEPICKFHHTEAFSNEMITFQNLKEGLPYTVQPEMQNHVYYCAKGTNIKEDSFKEENSLGTSTSTNEEQFAHKCVIQPSRSPPVVHSSGETVKFMEMSLAKSAATESALKPSQPQSFWYEENVPSDVDKPFYKENGFNQLDLKANYATEKISVSSKGIQSFGDIPEMPVSHQKEVTVEDMDRPGTVSYWSPAVISWSSGVSQEDSKAPDMEQSLESLQPLEEDMALNEVLRKLKHTNKRQQTLIQDLQCSNKYLEKKVEELQRQTTKQRVFVDINKLKEKVEELIEDKYRVMLEKNDTEKTLQNLQEVLANTQKHLQESRNEKETLQLELKKVKGNYVHLQERYMTEMQQKDKTVSQCMEMNRTLSEKEEEVERLKQLKGELKKATTSALDLLKREKKTREHEFLSLREEFQKHEKKNLEERQKLKSRLEKLLTQVNNLQFISENEKGKNAKLKQQVSSVKQENVRLQQQIAGSKEQNYAPRFETAHLKEDSGEAVEADITKDAKMIHSNLFLNCSPCEKESLNPPDVKRTSQLVSKLHSLLALVIGLLTCQDITTTDAEYFKDCEKISDIMLQKLKHFHLKKKNLDKELLKHKDRITAFRELITNEKAFQDRVTEVTGFDSDETKNVGDVPILLGAKRNKYHSLNEELDCLVTSYEEIIECADQRLEISRSHIVHLEKRNKHLEDLIRRPRKKARKSRPRRLEYHPKSLTVLATKPRKMKLNHPCSLPCSLMRKRLKQKIIY
- the CAGE1 gene encoding cancer-associated gene 1 protein isoform X7, with translation MDPENPVHFEVDASHEKLESNLEADARNVSSLCQDLTRSDSPFYMDTSSTNSDLPQNEIKNVKREDESKLTLAEEIYSTLDDWLGDFNIGNDSQNVLPQLVDPSISSFRQFEPICKFHHTEAFSNEMITFQNLKEGLPYTVQPEMQNHVYYCAKGTNIKEDSFKEENSLGTSTSTNEEQFAHKCVIQPSRSPPVVHSSGETVKFMEMSLAKSAATESALKPSQPQSFWYEENVPSDVDKPFYKENGFNQLDLKANYATEKISVSSKGIQSFGDIPEMPVSHQKEVTVEDMDRPGTVSYWSPAVISWSSGVSQEDSKAPDMEQSLESLQPLEEDMALNEVLRKLKHTNKRQQTLIQDLQCSNKYLEKKVEELQRQTTKQRVFVDINKLKEKVEELIEDKYRVMLEKNDTEKTLQNLQEVLANTQKHLQESRNEKETLQLELKKVKGNYVHLQERYMTEMQQKDKTVSQCMEMNRTLSEKEEEVERLKQLKGELKKATTSALDLLKREKKTREHEFLSLREEFQKHEKKNLEERQKLKSRLEKLLTQVNNLQFISENEKGKNAKLKQQVSSVKQENVRLQQQIAGSKEQNYAPRFETAHLKEDSGEAVEADITKDAKMIHSNLFLNCSPCEKESLNPPDVKRTSQLVSKLHSLLALVIGLLTCQDITTTDAEYFKDCEKISDIMLQKLKHFHLKKKNLDKELLKHKDRITAFRELITNEKAFQDRVTEVTGFDSDETKNVGDVPILLGAKRNKYHSLNEELDCLITKLGNLLESKEDHCNRLTEENDKYQRYVGNLINKVTSYEEIIECADQRLEISRSHIVHLEKRNKHLEDLIRRPRKKARKSRPRRLEYHPKSLTVLATKPRKMKLNHPCSLPCSLMRKRLKQKIIY
- the CAGE1 gene encoding cancer-associated gene 1 protein isoform X4, with protein sequence MDPENFHHSPVRNKDYQKVWSSPSDPVHFEVDASHEKLESNLEADARNVSSLCQDLTRSDSPFYMDTSSTNSDLPQNEIKNVKREDESKLTLAEEIYSTLDDWLGDFNIGNDSQNVLPQLVDPSISSFRQFEPICKFHHTEAFSNEMITFQNLKEGLPYTVQPEMQNHVYYCAKGTNIKEDSFKEENSLGTSTSTNEEQFAHKCVIQPSRSPPVVHSSGETVKFMEMSLAKSAATESALKPSQPQSFWYEENVPSDVDKPFYKENGFNQLDLKANYATEKISVSSKGIQSFGDIPEMPVSHQKEVTVEDMDRPGTVSYWSPAVISWSSGVSQEDSKAPDMEQSLESLQPLEEDMALNEVLRKLKHTNKRQQTLIQDLQCSNKYLEKKVEELQRQTTKQRVFVDINKLKEKVEELIEDKYRVMLEKNDTEKTLQNLQEVLANTQKHLQESRNEKETLQLELKKVKGNYVHLQERYMTEMQQKDKTVSQCMEMNRTLSEKEEEVERLKQLKGELKKATTSALDLLKREKKTREHEFLSLREEFQKHEKKNLEERQKLKSRLEKLLTQVNNLQFISENEKGKNAKLKQQVSSVKQENVRLQQQIAGSKEQNYAPRFETAHLKEDSGEAVEADITKDAKMIHSNLFLNCSPCEKESLNPPDVKRTSQLVSKLHSLLALVIGLLTCQDITTTDAEYFKDCEKISDIMLQKLKHFHLKKKNLDKELLKHKDRITAFRELITNEKAFQDRVTEVTGFDSDETKNVGDVPILLGAKRNKYHSLNEELDCLITKLGNLLESKEDHCNRLTEENDKYQRYVGNLINKVTSYEEIIECADQRLEISRSHIVHLEKRNKHLEDLIRRPRKKARKSRPRRLEYHPKSLTVLATKPRKMKLNHPCSLPCSLMRKRLKQKIIY
- the CAGE1 gene encoding cancer-associated gene 1 protein isoform X9, yielding MCSEGGKEDFHHSPVRNKDYQKVWSSPSDPVHFEVDASHEKLESNLEADARNVSSLCQDLTRSDSPFYMDTSSTNSDLPQNEIKNVKREDESKLTLAEEIYSTLDDWLGDFNIGNDSQNVLPQLVDPSISSFRQFEPICKFHHTEAFSNEMITFQNLKEGLPYTVQPEMQNHVYYCAKGTNIKEDSFKEENSLGTSTSTNEEQFAHKCVIQPSRSPPVVHSSGETVKFMEMSLAKSAATESALKPSQPQSFWYEENVPSDVDKPFYKENGFNQLDLKANYATEKISVSSKGIQSFGDIPEMPVSHQKEVTVEDMDRPGTVSYWSPAVISWSSGVSQEDSKAPDMEQSLESLQPLEEDMALNEVLRKLKHTNKRQQTLIQDLQCSNKYLEKKVEELQRQTTKQRVFVDINKLKEKVEELIEDKYRVMLEKNDTEKTLQNLQEVLANTQKHLQESRNEKETLQLELKKVKGNYVHLQERYMTEMQQKDKTVSQCMEMNRTLSEKEEEVERLKQLKGELKKATTSALDLLKREKKTREHEFLSLREEFQKHEKKNLEERQKLKSRLEKLLTQVNNLQFISENEKGKNAKLKQQVSSVKQENVRLQQQIAGSKEQNYAPRFETAHLKEDSGEAVEADITKDAKMIHSNLFLNCSPCEKESLNPPDVKRTSQLVSKLHSLLALVIGLLTCQDITTTDAEYFKDCEKISDIMLQKLKHFHLKKKNLDKELLKHKDRITAFRELITNEKAFQDRVTEECGSVGSEHKCM
- the CAGE1 gene encoding cancer-associated gene 1 protein isoform X6, producing MCSEGGKEDFHHSPVRNKDYQKVWSSPSDPVHFEVDASHEKLESNLEADARNVSSLCQDLTRSDSPFYMDTSSTNSDLPQNEIKNVKREDESKLTLAEEIYSTLDDWLGDFNIGNDSQNVLPQLVDPSISSFRQFEPICKFHHTEAFSNEMITFQNLKEGLPYTVQPEMQNHVYYCAKGTNIKEDSFKEENSLGTSTSTNEEQFAHKCVIQPSRSPPVVHSSGETVKFMEMSLAKSAATESALKPSQPQSFWYEENVPSDVDKPFYKENGFNQLDLKANYATEKISVSSKGIQSFGDIPEMPVSHQKEVTVEDMDRPGTVSYWSPAVISWSSGVSQEDSKAPDMEQSLESLQPLEEDMALNEVLRKLKHTNKRQQTLIQDLQCSNKYLEKKVEELQRQTTKQRVFVDINKLKEKVEELIEDKYRVMLEKNDTEKTLQNLQEVLANTQKHLQESRNEKETLQLELKKVKGNYVHLQERYMTEMQQKDKTVSQCMEMNRTLSEKEEEVERLKQLKGELKKATTSALDLLKREKKTREHEFLSLREEFQKHEKKNLEERQKLKSRLEKLLTQVNNLQFISENEKGKNAKLKQQVSSVKQENVRLQQQIAGSKEQNYAPRFETAHLKEDSGEAVEADITKDAKMIHSNLFLNCSPCEKESLNPPDVKRTSQLVSKLHSLLALVIGLLTCQDITTTDAEYFKDCEKISDIMLQKLKHFHLKKKNLDKELLKHKDRITAFRELITNEKAFQDRVTEVTGFDSDETKNVGDVPILLGAKRNKYHSLNEELDCLITKLGNLLESKEDHCNRLTEENDKYQRYVGNLINKVTSYEEIIECADQRLEISRSHIVHLEKRNKHLEDLIRRPRKKARKSRPRRLEYHPKSLTVMPDILEGNRNYLN
- the CAGE1 gene encoding cancer-associated gene 1 protein isoform X1, whose protein sequence is MCSEGGKEDFHHSPVRNKDYQKVWSSPSDPVHFEVDASHEKLESNLEADARNVSSLCQDLTRSDSPFYMDTSSTNSDLPQNEIKNVKREDESKLTLAEEIYSTLDDWLGDFNIGNDSQNVLPQLVDPSISSFRQFEPICKFHHTEAFSNEMITFQNLKEGLPYTVQPEMQNHVYYCAKGTNIKEDSFKEENSLGTSTSTNEEQFAHKCVIQPSRSPPVVHSSGETVKFMEMSLAKSAATESALKPSQPQSFWYEENVPSDVDKPFYKENGFNQLDLKANYATEKISVSSKGIQSFGDIPEMPVSHQKEVTVEDMDRPGTVSYWSPAVISWSSGVSQEDSKAPDMEQSLESLQPLEEDMALNEVLRKLKHTNKRQQTLIQDLQCSNKYLEKKVEELQRQTTKQRVFVDINKLKEKVEELIEDKYRVMLEKNDTEKTLQNLQEVLANTQKHLQESRNEKETLQLELKKVKGNYVHLQERYMTEMQQKDKTVSQCMEMNRTLSEKEEEVERLKQLKGELKKATTSALDLLKREKKTREHEFLSLREEFQKHEKKNLEERQKLKSRLEKLLTQVNNLQFISENEKGKNAKLKQQVSSVKQENVRLQQQIAGSKEQNYAPRFETAHLKEDSGEAVEADITKDAKMIHSNLFLNCSPCEKESLNPPDVKRTSQLVSKLHSLLALVIGLLTCQDITTTDAEYFKDCEKISDIMLQKLKHFHLKKKNLDKELLKHKDRITAFRELITNEKAFQDRVTEVTGFDSDETKNVGDVPILLGAKRNKYHSLNEELDCLITKLGNLLESKEDHCNRLTEENDKYQRYVGNLINKVTSYEEIIECADQRLEISRSHIVHLEKRNKHLEDLIRRPRKKARKSRPRRLEYHPKSLTVLATKPRKMKLNHPCSLPCSLMRKRLKQKIIY